Proteins encoded by one window of Manduca sexta isolate Smith_Timp_Sample1 chromosome 12, JHU_Msex_v1.0, whole genome shotgun sequence:
- the LOC115440419 gene encoding tetratricopeptide repeat protein 25 isoform X1 has translation MRKKLVPEERPICNAVAVFRERGNYLQRLEQFEKAIQAYNEALRWNNADVRSLLGRSVSRAKATHYAGALADAARAAELEPENLTALQIRAQTEYEKCAFERSLVLAHRGRRFRTFPPNFAECAGHAEETVRECVGRSAGKVLSTAVTLERRVELKKESIDADAPAIPIRRSRMKTQETRQVQETSRAEKQRAEQISRLMASKYLERMAHDKYFLTALCKDERLASANKQGSKKLQELANKALADVEKRQAVLRERRPLFAARASEAEARGRLSRARKEQLSHAQRQYTTDARRLLKAAQTSYEEHDTAKCLENAEFAMEQISKKPTNLLPGKEKFLQQLHDIVANAFLDQKRVRETMSESDREKRAFILLGMSLSREPSRDSVLRVRPLAPPRDAKRRLRALERALTLSTRTSERCYLLHEVTRLHVDTKQPIKARFYATKCQTEARNANQRVWILNAIFLLARCHLLQNNRPEARAVLIEAAGLARSYGFDDVAAFFDTCVNVSLEGEVAFSEAPLEKRERDMVSLMQDDDLRSAAEHLFRRMSVIPAARRFSIMPGTRVEDSVPQTAANRRISIIPRNQQPARVARRQKHPLGFQNFDI, from the exons ATGAGGAAGAAATTAGTGCCAGAAGAGAGACCTATATGTAACGCTGTAGCAGTGTTCCGCGAGAGGGG CAATTACTTGCAACGTTTGGAACAATTCGAGAAAGCTATACAAGCGTACAACGAAGCGCTGCGGTGGAAT AATGCCGATGTCCGCTCTCTGCTGGGGCGAAGTGTGTCGCGAGCGAAGGCAACACATTACGCTGGTGCTTTGGCAGACGCCGCCCGAGCCGCCG AATTGGAGCCGGAAAATTTGACAGCGCTGCAAATTCGTGCACAAACGGAATATGAAAAGTGCGCGTTTGAACGATCGTTGGTGTTGGCTCATCGTGGTCGACGATTCAGAACGTTTCCACCTAATTTCGCTGAATGTGCTGGTCATGCCGAAGAAAcg GTGCGAGAATGCGTTGGCAGGAGTGCTGGCAAGGTGCTTTCGACGGCTGTTACACTTGAGAGACGAGTGGAGTTAAAGAAGGAATCAATAGACGCCGATGCCCCCGCAATACCGATACGCCGCAGCCGGATGAAAACACAGGAAACTCGCCAG GTTCAAGAAACGTCTCGCGCGGAAAAACAGAGAGCCGAACAAATCTCCCGTTTAATGGCTTCGAAATATTTGGAACGAATGGCACATGACAAATATTTCTTAACAGCTTTATGTAAGGATGAACGACTCGCCTCAGCGAATAAACAAGGATCGAAAAAACTACAGGAATTGGCTAACAAAGCTCTCGCCGATGTGGAAAAGCGACAG GCGGTTCTTCGTGAACGGCGACCATTGTTTGCTGCAAGAGCTTCCGAGGCTGAGGCAAGGGGTCGATTATCGAGAGCTAGAAAAGAACAATTATCACACGCTCAACGACAGTACACGACTGATGCACGTCGCCTCTTAAAAGCAGCACAAACATCGTATGAAGAACACGATACCGCCAAATGTCTAGAAAACGCCGAATTCGCCATGgaacaaatttctaaaaaacCCACTAATCTCCTTCCCGGAAAGGAAAAATTCCTTCAGCAGCTTCATGACATTGTTGCCAACGCCTTTCTAGATCAG aaacGAGTTCGAGAAACTATGAGCGAGTCAGATCGGGAGAAGCGGGCATTTATTCTTCTCGGGATGTCGTTGTCACGTGAGCCGAGCCGTGACTCAGTGCTGCGGGTCCGCCCTCTGGCACCGCCGCGTGATGCCAA ACGTCGTCTCAGGGCGTTGGAACGCGCGTTAACACTAAGTACCCGAACATCTGAGCGCTGCTACTTGCTCCACGAAGTGACACGGCTGCATGTCGACACTAAGCAGCCCATAAAGGCTCGCTTTTACGCTACCAAATGCCAAACCG AGGCTCGAAACGCAAACCAGCGCGTGTGGATACTTAACGCGATATTTCTCCTCGCCCGGTGCCACTTACTGCAGAACAATCGGCCGGAAGCTCGAGCAGTGCTCATAGAGGCGGCAGGTTTAGCTAGATCCTATGGCTTCGATGATGTTGCTGCGTTCTTTGATACG TGTGTAAACGTTTCACTGGAAGGAGAGGTAGCGTTCTCGGAAGCCCCTCTTGAGAAACGGGAAAGGGACATGGTCAGTTTAATGCAAGACGACGACTTGCGAAGCGCTGCTGAGCACCTTTTCAGAAGAATGTCTGTCATACCCGCGGCTAG GCGGTTCTCGATAATGCCTGGCACGCGTGTGGAGGACTCGGTGCCGCAGACTGCCGCCAACCGACGTATTTCCATCATACCACGCAACCAACAGCCAGCGCGCGTCGCCCGACGGCAAAAACACCCTTTGGGATTCCAGAACTTTGATATTTAA
- the LOC115440419 gene encoding uncharacterized protein LOC115440419 isoform X2 produces the protein MRKKLVPEERPICNAVAVFRERGNYLQRLEQFEKAIQAYNEALRWNNADVRSLLGRSVSRAKATHYAGALADAARAAELEPENLTALQIRAQTEYEKCAFERSLVLAHRGRRFRTFPPNFAECAGHAEETVRECVGRSAGKVLSTAVTLERRVELKKESIDADAPAIPIRRSRMKTQETRQVQETSRAEKQRAEQISRLMASKYLERMAHDKYFLTALCKDERLASANKQGSKKLQELANKALADVEKRQKRVRETMSESDREKRAFILLGMSLSREPSRDSVLRVRPLAPPRDAKRRLRALERALTLSTRTSERCYLLHEVTRLHVDTKQPIKARFYATKCQTEARNANQRVWILNAIFLLARCHLLQNNRPEARAVLIEAAGLARSYGFDDVAAFFDTCVNVSLEGEVAFSEAPLEKRERDMVSLMQDDDLRSAAEHLFRRMSVIPAARRFSIMPGTRVEDSVPQTAANRRISIIPRNQQPARVARRQKHPLGFQNFDI, from the exons ATGAGGAAGAAATTAGTGCCAGAAGAGAGACCTATATGTAACGCTGTAGCAGTGTTCCGCGAGAGGGG CAATTACTTGCAACGTTTGGAACAATTCGAGAAAGCTATACAAGCGTACAACGAAGCGCTGCGGTGGAAT AATGCCGATGTCCGCTCTCTGCTGGGGCGAAGTGTGTCGCGAGCGAAGGCAACACATTACGCTGGTGCTTTGGCAGACGCCGCCCGAGCCGCCG AATTGGAGCCGGAAAATTTGACAGCGCTGCAAATTCGTGCACAAACGGAATATGAAAAGTGCGCGTTTGAACGATCGTTGGTGTTGGCTCATCGTGGTCGACGATTCAGAACGTTTCCACCTAATTTCGCTGAATGTGCTGGTCATGCCGAAGAAAcg GTGCGAGAATGCGTTGGCAGGAGTGCTGGCAAGGTGCTTTCGACGGCTGTTACACTTGAGAGACGAGTGGAGTTAAAGAAGGAATCAATAGACGCCGATGCCCCCGCAATACCGATACGCCGCAGCCGGATGAAAACACAGGAAACTCGCCAG GTTCAAGAAACGTCTCGCGCGGAAAAACAGAGAGCCGAACAAATCTCCCGTTTAATGGCTTCGAAATATTTGGAACGAATGGCACATGACAAATATTTCTTAACAGCTTTATGTAAGGATGAACGACTCGCCTCAGCGAATAAACAAGGATCGAAAAAACTACAGGAATTGGCTAACAAAGCTCTCGCCGATGTGGAAAAGCGACAG aaacGAGTTCGAGAAACTATGAGCGAGTCAGATCGGGAGAAGCGGGCATTTATTCTTCTCGGGATGTCGTTGTCACGTGAGCCGAGCCGTGACTCAGTGCTGCGGGTCCGCCCTCTGGCACCGCCGCGTGATGCCAA ACGTCGTCTCAGGGCGTTGGAACGCGCGTTAACACTAAGTACCCGAACATCTGAGCGCTGCTACTTGCTCCACGAAGTGACACGGCTGCATGTCGACACTAAGCAGCCCATAAAGGCTCGCTTTTACGCTACCAAATGCCAAACCG AGGCTCGAAACGCAAACCAGCGCGTGTGGATACTTAACGCGATATTTCTCCTCGCCCGGTGCCACTTACTGCAGAACAATCGGCCGGAAGCTCGAGCAGTGCTCATAGAGGCGGCAGGTTTAGCTAGATCCTATGGCTTCGATGATGTTGCTGCGTTCTTTGATACG TGTGTAAACGTTTCACTGGAAGGAGAGGTAGCGTTCTCGGAAGCCCCTCTTGAGAAACGGGAAAGGGACATGGTCAGTTTAATGCAAGACGACGACTTGCGAAGCGCTGCTGAGCACCTTTTCAGAAGAATGTCTGTCATACCCGCGGCTAG GCGGTTCTCGATAATGCCTGGCACGCGTGTGGAGGACTCGGTGCCGCAGACTGCCGCCAACCGACGTATTTCCATCATACCACGCAACCAACAGCCAGCGCGCGTCGCCCGACGGCAAAAACACCCTTTGGGATTCCAGAACTTTGATATTTAA